A genomic stretch from Leptotrichia sp. HSP-536 includes:
- a CDS encoding Na/Pi cotransporter family protein, producing the protein MNEIATNAINYQQMAFGFLGGLGLFLFCIKYMGDGLQMAAGDRLRYILDKYTTSPFLGVLVGIFVTALIQSSSGTSVITIGLVGAGLLTLRQAIGIIMGANIGTTITTFIIGFNITHYALPILFLGAACLFFVKHNFINNLGRILFGFGGIFFALTLMSGAMEPLKYLPAFTELTVKLSRQPVLGVFIGTLITMMVQASSATISILQNVYKENLITLEAALPVLFGDNIGTTITAIIAVIGANTSAKRLALSHTMFNVIGTAIFMILLSPFTMFVEKMAQILHLNPKVTIAFAHGSFNIMTTILLFPFIGLLEYIVVKLIKEKDEDKVEHKPKYLDAALISAPSIALGQVKQEIFSMISITLKSLEKSIDFFHNHDEKDAERVEKSEDAINNIDQEITKYLTTLSQEHITEKDGEEISMYLDMCRDVERIGDHAIGIVRDVRYEIKKKVVFTDMAHQEVEKLFRISKRIIETAEEAIKNNDTEKAFAVVDLHNKLYAKEKEVRKAHIRRVSKQQCDVKAGLYYIDVVSHFTRIGDHARNLVEKMIENRAN; encoded by the coding sequence ATGAACGAAATAGCAACCAACGCGATTAACTATCAGCAGATGGCATTCGGATTTCTAGGAGGATTAGGATTGTTCCTATTCTGTATAAAGTATATGGGGGATGGGCTGCAAATGGCGGCTGGAGACAGGCTTCGATATATTCTGGATAAATATACAACTTCTCCATTTCTAGGCGTTTTAGTTGGAATTTTTGTAACAGCTCTAATACAATCAAGTTCAGGAACGTCCGTTATCACAATAGGATTAGTTGGAGCAGGTCTTTTGACTTTAAGACAAGCAATAGGAATTATTATGGGTGCCAACATTGGTACTACAATTACCACCTTCATTATTGGTTTCAATATCACGCACTATGCTCTACCAATATTATTTTTAGGAGCAGCGTGCCTATTTTTTGTAAAACATAATTTTATAAACAATTTAGGTAGAATCCTGTTCGGTTTCGGAGGAATATTTTTTGCATTAACTTTAATGTCAGGTGCAATGGAACCCCTTAAGTATCTGCCAGCATTTACAGAATTGACAGTAAAGCTTAGCCGGCAGCCTGTTTTGGGAGTATTTATTGGAACTTTAATCACTATGATGGTACAAGCTTCAAGTGCCACGATAAGTATTTTACAGAATGTATACAAGGAAAACCTTATAACGTTAGAAGCTGCATTGCCAGTACTTTTTGGAGACAACATCGGAACAACTATCACAGCCATAATTGCTGTAATCGGAGCAAACACTTCTGCAAAAAGATTAGCTTTGTCACACACAATGTTTAATGTCATCGGAACAGCAATTTTTATGATTTTATTATCACCATTTACAATGTTTGTAGAAAAGATGGCTCAAATACTTCATTTAAATCCAAAAGTAACAATAGCATTCGCACACGGTTCATTCAATATTATGACTACAATTTTGTTATTTCCATTCATTGGATTATTAGAATACATAGTTGTAAAACTAATTAAAGAAAAAGATGAAGATAAAGTTGAACATAAGCCAAAATATTTGGATGCGGCATTAATTTCTGCACCTTCAATTGCTTTGGGACAAGTTAAGCAGGAGATATTTTCCATGATTTCAATAACACTTAAAAGTTTGGAAAAATCAATTGATTTCTTCCATAATCATGATGAAAAAGATGCAGAAAGAGTAGAAAAATCAGAAGATGCAATAAATAATATCGATCAGGAAATTACAAAATACTTAACAACATTATCTCAGGAACATATAACTGAAAAAGATGGGGAAGAAATCAGCATGTATCTTGACATGTGCCGTGATGTCGAACGTATAGGGGATCATGCAATTGGAATCGTAAGAGATGTACGATATGAAATTAAGAAAAAAGTAGTATTTACTGATATGGCTCATCAAGAAGTGGAAAAATTGTTCAGAATTTCCAAAAGAATTATTGAAACAGCCGAAGAAGCAATAAAAAATAACGACACAGAAAAAGCTTTCGCAGTAGTTGACTTGCACAATAAGCTCTATGCCAAAGAAAAGGAAGTACGAAAAGCACACATAAGAAGAGTAAGTAAGCAGCAGTGTGATGTAAAAGCTGGACTTTATTACATAGATGTTGTGTCTCATTTTACGAGAATTGGAGATCATGCTAGAAATCTTGTTGAAAAAATGATTGAAAACAGAGCAAATTAG
- a CDS encoding site-specific integrase: MGGKKSENEMKIWNLENFTFFLTKVQDFENNIIKINKTLSKVNNTILITDPKTKASIRNIQCPIFLIEEIKRYKNNFYDFKKEQRIINMTRHGLSRYIKTYSKRLGLEKIRLHDFRHSHASFLLHKNVNILVISKRLGHESPSTTLNIYAHLLPESNDHLKFILNEKKVLSPNCPQIEK, encoded by the coding sequence ATGGGTGGAAAAAAATCAGAAAATGAAATGAAAATATGGAATTTGGAAAACTTTACTTTCTTTCTTACAAAAGTTCAAGATTTTGAAAATAACATTATAAAAATAAATAAAACATTGAGTAAAGTAAATAATACTATATTGATAACAGATCCTAAAACTAAAGCCTCTATCCGAAATATTCAATGTCCGATTTTTCTTATAGAAGAAATAAAAAGATATAAAAATAATTTTTATGACTTTAAAAAAGAACAAAGAATAATTAATATGACTAGACATGGCTTAAGTAGATACATAAAAACTTACTCTAAACGTTTAGGATTAGAAAAAATTAGACTTCATGATTTTAGACATTCCCACGCTTCTTTCTTACTTCATAAAAATGTTAATATCTTAGTAATTTCTAAAAGGTTGGGACATGAATCCCCCTCAACAACTTTAAATATATATGCACATCTTTTACCTGAATCAAATGATCATTTAAAATTCATTTTGAATGAAAAGAAAGTTTTGTCCCCAAATTGTCCCCAAATAGAAAAATAG
- a CDS encoding N-terminal phage integrase SAM-like domain-containing protein: protein MGVYKDVERGTWFVELRYKNAYGEPKKKKKRGFKKQSETKKWEARFLNSLYSDPEITFENLYNEYIKDNEKRCKKTTLYNKKSYFKSHILPYFGKMKIKDISALAIRKWQNELLKNNYSQTYCTNNYLHFLISHSNFIILNKIHVLYLEVWVEKNQKMK from the coding sequence ATGGGAGTTTATAAAGATGTTGAACGAGGTACTTGGTTTGTAGAATTAAGATATAAAAATGCTTACGGAGAGCCTAAAAAGAAGAAAAAAAGAGGTTTTAAAAAACAGTCGGAAACAAAAAAATGGGAAGCTAGATTTTTAAATTCTCTATATTCTGATCCTGAAATAACCTTTGAAAATTTATATAATGAATACATCAAAGATAATGAAAAAAGATGTAAAAAAACTACTTTATATAATAAGAAATCTTATTTTAAATCACATATTTTACCATATTTTGGTAAAATGAAAATAAAAGATATTTCAGCTCTTGCCATTCGTAAATGGCAAAACGAATTATTAAAAAATAATTATTCCCAAACTTATTGCACAAACAATTATCTGCATTTTTTAATTTCGCACTCAAATTTTATAATCTTAAACAAAATCCATGTTCTTTATCTGGAAGTATGGGTGGAAAAAAATCAGAAAATGAAATGA
- a CDS encoding helix-turn-helix domain-containing protein: protein MKIGDRIKARREFLKMTQEELALKMGYKSRSTINKIELGINDIAQSKISDFAKILKTTPAYLMGLAEEENIKLTKDNLTKHNIAFFKNKDISDEDKKKMIELMQEFYYKQKYENKDK from the coding sequence ATGAAAATTGGAGATAGAATAAAAGCTAGACGAGAATTTTTAAAAATGACACAGGAAGAATTAGCTTTAAAAATGGGATATAAAAGCCGTTCTACAATAAATAAAATAGAATTAGGAATAAACGATATAGCCCAATCTAAAATAAGTGATTTTGCAAAGATATTAAAAACTACTCCTGCATATTTAATGGGATTAGCTGAAGAAGAAAATATAAAACTAACTAAAGATAATTTGACTAAACACAATATAGCATTTTTTAAAAATAAAGATATTAGCGATGAAGATAAGAAGAAAATGATTGAGTTAATGCAAGAATTTTATTATAAACAAAAGTATGAAAATAAAGATAAATAA
- a CDS encoding helix-turn-helix domain-containing protein, producing MTDSYMLRNLIKEKGFKLKYIAQKMGITYYTLQRKINNEVTFNSEEILKLCDILNLKDLEEKEKIFFKR from the coding sequence ATGACAGATTCGTATATGTTGCGAAATTTAATAAAAGAAAAAGGATTTAAATTAAAGTATATTGCACAAAAAATGGGAATAACATACTATACCTTGCAACGTAAAATTAATAATGAAGTAACTTTTAATTCTGAAGAAATATTAAAACTGTGTGATATACTAAATTTGAAAGATTTAGAAGAAAAAGAAAAAATTTTTTTTAAACGTTGA
- a CDS encoding ATP-binding protein: MDSDDRLKEAIQAGRQLRQQELRKKIEYFLNISSLPVRWKEYVFENSEILSEKEKIIKQKLEYYCEHFKEAQKNGLGLYLCGEIGTGKSFYSLCIFNKLLKNNYKVYRTTLNGIYQRIQSTFSNFNNLTEEQVFKDLLEVDLIILDDLGKENISETWGKSKLYSIFNFFYEKEKCIIISTNLGKEEIANFMDIQGNDALLDRFRERLDTLEFIWESRRNEIGKKFFK; the protein is encoded by the coding sequence ATGGATTCTGATGATAGGTTAAAGGAGGCGATACAAGCAGGTAGACAACTTAGGCAACAGGAATTACGGAAAAAAATTGAATATTTTCTTAATATTTCAAGTTTGCCGGTTCGATGGAAAGAATATGTTTTTGAAAATTCTGAAATATTATCTGAAAAAGAAAAAATAATTAAACAGAAACTTGAATATTATTGTGAGCATTTTAAAGAAGCTCAAAAGAATGGGTTAGGATTGTATTTATGTGGAGAGATAGGAACTGGAAAAAGTTTTTATAGCTTATGTATTTTCAATAAACTGCTAAAAAATAATTATAAAGTCTATAGAACAACTTTAAATGGGATTTATCAAAGAATCCAGTCAACTTTTAGCAATTTTAATAATTTAACTGAGGAACAAGTTTTTAAGGACTTACTTGAGGTGGATTTGATAATACTGGATGACTTGGGAAAGGAAAATATATCAGAGACTTGGGGAAAATCAAAGTTGTATTCAATATTTAATTTTTTCTATGAAAAGGAAAAATGTATTATTATATCAACAAATTTAGGTAAGGAAGAAATTGCAAATTTTATGGATATACAAGGAAATGATGCATTGCTGGACAGATTTCGTGAAAGGTTGGATACATTGGAATTTATATGGGAGAGCAGAAGAAATGAAATAGGAAAAAAATTCTTTAAATAA
- a CDS encoding Fic family protein: MVEIFKEFLNKERPLNDGILRKLQNNLRTEFIYNSNAIEGNTLTLRETDIILQFGITVKGKSLKEHNEVKGQEYALDFLNEVLKKEEPLSIRLIREFHALILNDDKDNRGRFKQENNTILGAKFQTTPFYQVEEKLQELIDNFNESDKNLIEKVAKFHNDFEMVHPFNDGNGRTGRLLMNLELMKNGYPITIIKNEDRDDYYQALEIASIDKNYIPLTEFIKRSVENTFWIYYKHFNEETKEKFENYLKKNEIEIEKFYKEWIDRKPEILIDLPRNWYDKIKVQTTKK, translated from the coding sequence ATGGTTGAGATTTTCAAAGAATTTTTAAATAAAGAGCGTCCTTTGAATGATGGCATTTTAAGAAAACTTCAAAATAATTTAAGGACAGAATTTATATATAATTCAAATGCCATAGAAGGCAATACTCTAACTTTACGTGAAACTGATATAATACTTCAGTTTGGAATAACAGTAAAAGGAAAAAGTTTGAAGGAACACAATGAAGTAAAGGGACAGGAGTATGCACTGGATTTTTTGAATGAAGTTCTGAAAAAAGAAGAGCCCTTGTCAATAAGACTTATACGCGAGTTTCATGCTTTGATTCTGAATGATGACAAGGATAATAGAGGCAGGTTTAAGCAGGAAAATAATACAATACTGGGTGCAAAATTTCAAACAACACCATTTTATCAGGTAGAGGAAAAACTTCAGGAACTGATAGACAACTTTAATGAAAGTGATAAAAATTTAATAGAAAAAGTTGCTAAATTTCATAATGACTTTGAAATGGTGCATCCATTTAATGATGGAAATGGACGTACTGGTAGGTTGTTGATGAACTTGGAATTGATGAAAAATGGTTATCCAATAACTATAATAAAAAATGAGGACAGAGATGATTATTATCAGGCACTGGAGATTGCTTCAATTGATAAAAACTATATACCGTTGACAGAATTTATTAAAAGAAGCGTTGAAAATACATTCTGGATTTACTACAAGCATTTCAACGAGGAAACTAAAGAAAAATTTGAAAATTATTTGAAGAAGAATGAAATTGAGATAGAGAAATTTTATAAAGAATGGATTGACAGAAAGCCAGAAATACTCATAGACTTACCGAGAAATTGGTATGATAAAATTAAAGTACAAACCACGAAAAAGTGA
- a CDS encoding MobA/MobL family protein, whose amino-acid sequence MAIFHLRMKKSKRGSKYIPPTAHLDYINRDEKYGKKEDLLFKEVRNLPEEFGDIKNFWKCAETYERKNSNLYRELEISLPREFTPEENKKIVDNFCENLFGKEYVYNYAIHNPKSFDGDMQPHVHIMFFERKIDAIKRDKDRYFKRYNSKNIEKGGWRKDKKWNERSTLKNIRKEWETFLNFELEKKGIEKVSAKSLKDQKRAAENNNDYKKVYELNREVINIDGKILYRKESELSDKEKVKKRIFNKSRILKAGTDLMKKLLEKLKKLEREYENLKRDKIRDLENLEKLRGLEENIRDIKKKMSKDKIENTVYNLMTDKKYYKFLNENKKIDRELKNTKEKNRIKYLKITKDKNLKNLESLRNQIQNDWKKKYIFDKRVENIREKYLRKIADLEDEKDKIYENLKEKNVKYNDEKNGLYNINHLQFIYEKEGLKEINKIEKELKNLIKELNKNEEIVSQETLIKDKYSNYEFSKLEKNILESKIKIEGLQKELNKNLDISEQKYYSNWLKREVKIKENYEQERKTLK is encoded by the coding sequence GTGGCAATATTTCATCTTAGAATGAAAAAAAGTAAAAGAGGAAGTAAATATATTCCGCCTACTGCACATTTAGATTATATAAACAGAGATGAAAAATATGGTAAAAAAGAGGATTTACTTTTTAAGGAAGTAAGAAATCTTCCTGAAGAGTTTGGCGACATTAAAAACTTTTGGAAATGTGCAGAAACTTATGAGAGAAAAAATTCTAACTTGTATAGAGAACTTGAAATTTCATTACCGAGAGAATTTACTCCTGAAGAAAATAAAAAGATAGTGGATAATTTTTGTGAAAATCTTTTTGGAAAAGAATATGTATACAATTATGCAATTCACAATCCAAAAAGTTTTGATGGAGATATGCAGCCACACGTGCATATAATGTTTTTTGAAAGAAAAATTGATGCTATTAAAAGGGATAAGGATAGGTATTTTAAAAGATATAATTCTAAAAACATAGAAAAAGGCGGTTGGAGAAAAGATAAAAAATGGAATGAGAGAAGTACGTTAAAAAATATAAGGAAAGAGTGGGAAACATTTTTAAATTTTGAACTTGAAAAGAAAGGAATTGAGAAAGTAAGTGCAAAATCATTAAAGGATCAGAAAAGAGCTGCAGAAAATAATAATGACTATAAAAAAGTTTATGAGTTAAATCGTGAGGTGATAAATATTGATGGCAAGATTTTGTATAGAAAAGAAAGTGAGTTAAGTGATAAGGAAAAAGTTAAGAAGAGAATATTTAATAAAAGCAGAATTTTAAAAGCTGGAACAGATCTAATGAAAAAATTGCTTGAAAAATTGAAAAAACTGGAAAGAGAGTATGAAAACTTAAAAAGGGATAAAATAAGAGATTTAGAAAATCTGGAGAAACTAAGAGGATTAGAAGAGAATATAAGAGATATAAAAAAGAAAATGTCAAAAGATAAAATTGAAAATACTGTGTACAACTTGATGACAGATAAAAAGTACTATAAATTCCTGAATGAGAACAAAAAAATTGACAGGGAACTAAAAAATACAAAAGAGAAAAATAGGATAAAATATTTGAAAATTACAAAAGATAAGAACTTAAAAAATTTAGAAAGTTTAAGAAATCAAATTCAGAATGACTGGAAAAAGAAGTATATTTTTGATAAACGAGTTGAAAATATTAGGGAAAAATATTTAAGAAAAATTGCAGATCTTGAAGATGAGAAGGACAAGATATATGAAAATTTAAAAGAGAAAAATGTTAAATACAATGATGAAAAAAATGGACTGTATAATATAAATCATTTGCAATTTATTTATGAAAAAGAAGGACTGAAAGAGATAAATAAAATTGAAAAAGAACTTAAAAACTTGATAAAGGAGTTAAATAAAAACGAGGAAATAGTCAGTCAGGAAACTTTGATAAAAGATAAATATTCAAATTATGAATTTTCAAAATTGGAGAAAAATATTTTGGAGAGTAAAATTAAAATAGAAGGATTGCAAAAAGAGCTTAACAAAAATTTGGATATAAGTGAGCAAAAATATTACTCGAATTGGTTAAAAAGAGAAGTAAAAATAAAAGAGAATTATGAGCAAGAAAGGAAAACATTGAAATAA
- a CDS encoding VirB8/TrbF family protein, with the protein MKRISRKRDVFKLRTDAKREKTSFEKRAETLFELAETNAKLKRILGISVVVALVLCLALAYFAIRTNIKVFLVQVDKTTGAPMEVNVLTKSNLKVGEKETKYFISKFILDIRTLPKDTTYYDNKLKENAFFLTQNSQKNWMQ; encoded by the coding sequence TTGAAAAGAATAAGCAGGAAAAGAGATGTTTTTAAATTAAGAACTGATGCCAAAAGGGAAAAGACAAGTTTTGAAAAAAGAGCTGAGACTTTGTTTGAACTCGCAGAAACAAATGCAAAGTTAAAAAGGATTTTAGGAATAAGTGTAGTTGTTGCTCTTGTCTTATGTTTGGCACTGGCATATTTCGCTATAAGAACAAATATAAAAGTATTTCTTGTTCAAGTTGATAAAACTACAGGAGCTCCAATGGAAGTAAATGTATTGACAAAATCGAATTTGAAGGTTGGGGAGAAAGAAACAAAATATTTCATATCAAAATTTATTTTGGATATAAGAACTCTTCCAAAAGATACGACATATTATGATAATAAATTAAAAGAAAATGCCTTTTTTCTGACGCAAAATTCACAAAAAAACTGGATGCAGTAA
- a CDS encoding type IV secretion system protein, with translation MQMLADKITTNVNIVSANKLTNTSNTYQVRWKEKQFSETGMEIQNTSYLGVFTVDYVNEKNEELVAKNPLGIIIKDFTISRENN, from the coding sequence ATACAAATGCTTGCGGACAAAATTACAACGAATGTAAATATAGTTTCAGCAAATAAACTTACAAATACTTCAAACACTTATCAAGTTAGATGGAAGGAAAAACAGTTTTCTGAAACAGGAATGGAAATACAAAATACAAGTTATCTTGGAGTATTTACTGTGGACTATGTGAACGAAAAAAATGAGGAACTGGTAGCTAAAAATCCATTGGGGATAATAATAAAGGATTTTACAATTTCAAGGGAAAATAATTAG
- a CDS encoding TrbG/VirB9 family P-type conjugative transfer protein — protein sequence MTGNKLKKINKRIVSILFLTLISANIFANDGNAKNDITVDTVKNNQKLFDDDGILSGKKEAIKKTSVVFNYSENSIYEVYSKPDYLTTLRLAPNEKVIFKAGGDTERWMIEEAVGGKENRTYIYIKPLEEDIKTNINIVTDKHSYFINIESKNGEYNPLVEWQYPNERKILMDEYETNTESIGTTDLMKLNYRYSWNKNSKLSPVQVFDNGEKTFIVLRSNLQEMPAFYVKGLDNQLSLVNTKIEGRNIMINNVVKEIYMTLGKNTLKIYNQKK from the coding sequence ATGACAGGAAACAAGTTAAAGAAAATTAATAAAAGAATAGTCTCAATATTGTTTTTGACATTGATATCGGCGAATATTTTTGCAAATGATGGAAATGCAAAAAATGATATTACAGTAGATACAGTAAAAAATAATCAAAAACTGTTTGATGATGATGGAATATTAAGCGGGAAGAAAGAGGCGATAAAAAAGACATCTGTTGTATTCAATTATTCTGAAAACAGTATATATGAAGTTTATTCTAAACCAGACTATTTAACAACTTTAAGGCTAGCTCCAAATGAAAAAGTAATATTTAAGGCTGGTGGAGATACAGAACGCTGGATGATTGAAGAAGCTGTTGGTGGAAAAGAAAATAGAACATACATATACATAAAACCACTTGAAGAAGATATCAAGACTAATATAAATATAGTAACGGATAAACACAGTTATTTTATTAATATTGAATCTAAAAATGGAGAATACAATCCTTTAGTGGAATGGCAATATCCAAATGAGAGAAAAATATTAATGGATGAATACGAGACTAATACAGAAAGTATTGGTACAACGGATTTAATGAAACTGAATTACAGATATTCGTGGAACAAGAACTCAAAACTTTCTCCAGTTCAAGTATTTGACAATGGAGAAAAAACATTTATAGTATTAAGGTCAAATTTGCAGGAAATGCCAGCCTTTTATGTGAAAGGTTTGGATAATCAGCTGTCCTTAGTTAATACAAAAATTGAAGGGCGCAATATTATGATTAACAATGTTGTAAAGGAAATATATATGACACTTGGAAAAAATACATTGAAGATATATAACCAGAAAAAATAG
- a CDS encoding TrbI/VirB10 family protein: MVNKNDYFETSEDDFTEQKEEEISLEDEGNGTIKNSKITIEEFFDKKKVIILICIISGLIFASIYFANQVKKNMKSNEQEKVDSISTGTELDINDAVNTQANKNPQVSETTAQSGTENINTSSDRTGTPNLSQYDSQLSSDYSNDNLDSSYGTSTSPPSFSNVSENENTNTSATSVAPSEKNKEWRKSSIGFDKGVSTQTPQVPEQYQEQQPASQNTQQQNENDTDQNKQKSKSLFLKQKQDSFYSTNLKNPAIGKYELKTGSFIPAVLVTAINSDLPGDVIAQVRENVYDYRTGKNILIPMGTKIIGKYDSSITYGQNRVLLIWQRLVFPNGSTLVLDNMQGVDLLGNAGLKGKTNSHFWKLMRSVLLSSAINIVSGSLEGLNVNIETGSRSRVNIGTGVSDAAQNIRSIGERIIEKDLNRQPTIEIKRGKKFNIFVSKDIILSPYRK; encoded by the coding sequence TTGGTAAATAAGAATGACTATTTTGAAACTTCTGAAGACGATTTTACAGAGCAGAAAGAAGAGGAAATATCACTTGAAGATGAAGGAAACGGAACAATAAAAAATTCAAAAATAACAATAGAAGAATTTTTTGATAAGAAAAAAGTCATTATTCTAATTTGTATAATTTCAGGTTTAATTTTTGCAAGCATATATTTTGCAAATCAGGTAAAAAAAAATATGAAGTCAAATGAACAGGAAAAAGTAGATTCAATATCGACAGGAACAGAACTGGATATAAATGATGCCGTAAATACTCAGGCAAATAAAAATCCTCAAGTTTCTGAAACCACAGCACAGTCTGGAACAGAAAATATAAATACATCATCTGATAGAACGGGAACACCAAACTTATCACAATATGATTCACAATTAAGTTCAGATTACAGTAACGACAATCTTGATTCAAGTTATGGAACTTCAACTTCTCCCCCATCATTTTCTAATGTTTCTGAAAATGAAAATACTAATACTTCAGCTACTTCTGTAGCTCCTTCAGAAAAAAATAAGGAATGGAGAAAATCCTCAATAGGATTTGATAAAGGAGTTTCAACACAAACTCCGCAAGTACCAGAACAATATCAGGAACAGCAACCAGCTTCACAAAATACACAACAGCAAAATGAAAATGACACAGATCAGAATAAACAAAAGTCAAAGTCCTTATTCCTGAAGCAGAAACAGGACAGCTTCTATTCGACTAATTTAAAAAATCCTGCAATAGGTAAATATGAGTTAAAGACAGGGAGCTTTATTCCAGCCGTTCTTGTAACAGCAATTAATTCTGATTTACCGGGAGATGTGATTGCACAAGTTAGAGAAAATGTTTATGACTATCGTACTGGAAAAAATATTTTGATTCCTATGGGTACAAAAATAATTGGAAAATATGACAGTAGTATAACGTATGGACAGAACAGAGTTTTATTGATATGGCAAAGACTAGTATTTCCAAATGGCTCAACACTTGTGCTTGATAATATGCAGGGAGTTGATTTGTTAGGTAATGCAGGATTGAAAGGAAAAACTAACAGCCATTTCTGGAAACTTATGAGAAGTGTGCTGTTATCCTCTGCTATAAATATAGTTTCAGGATCACTTGAAGGTCTAAATGTAAATATTGAGACTGGAAGCAGGTCAAGAGTGAATATTGGTACAGGTGTTTCAGATGCTGCACAGAATATCAGAAGTATCGGGGAAAGAATCATTGAAAAAGATTTAAACAGACAGCCTACAATTGAAATAAAGAGAGGTAAAAAATTTAATATCTTTGTAAGCAAGGATATAATTTTATCTCCATATAGGAAATAA